The DNA segment CTGCTCCGTTACGTGGACTAGGAATTACCTTTATCATTACAGGTTTAATGGCAATTGGTTTTATGAGTTTCGGTGGAATGTTAACCGGTGGAGATGAAGAAACGCCATCCTTAGATGAAAATCCTGATAACCTAGGAGTTCAAGTAGAAGAAAATAAAGAATCAACTGAAACACCTGAAGTTTCAACCCTACTAACAAAAAATTAATATGTTTTTAGCAGCAAGTACATTAGGAGTTATTATTGCAACGGTTTTGGCCTTTTTGGTACTTACCTTGTTATTGGTTGCACTTTTGCTTTTTACCAAACAAAAGTTGTCACCTTCCGGTCCTGTAACCATTACCATTAACGATGAAAAGGAACTAGAAGTAGAGTCTGGCGGAACGTTACTTTCCACCCTTAGTGGGAAAAAGATATTCCTTCCCTCTGCATGTGGTGGAGGTGGAACGTGTATTCAATGTGAATGTCACGTATTGGAAGGTGGAGGCGAAGCGCTTCCTACTGAAACACCACACTTTACTCGAAAAGAAATTAAAGAAGGCGCACGTCTTTCGTGTCAAGTAAAAGTAAAACAGGATATGAATATTCATATCCCTGAAGAAGTCTTCGGAATTAAAAAATGGGAAGCAACTGTAGTTCGTAACTACAACGTAGCTTCTTTCATTAAAGAATTTGTAGTGGAGATTCCTGAGGATATGAACTACAAAGCAGGTGGCTATATTCAAATTGAAATCCCACCTTGTGAAGTGAAATTCGAAGATATGGACATCACTGCTCACCCTGAAGAGCACGAAACGCCAGATATGTTTGAAGCAGAATGGGACAAGTTTGGTCTGCGACCATTAGTAATGAAAAATGACGAAATGGTTGAAAGAGCCTACTCTATGGCTTCTTACCCAGCTGAAGGTCGTGAGATTATGCTTAACGTACGAGTTGCAACACCACCATTTGATAGAGAAAAGAATGGATGGATGAATGTAAATCCAGGGATTGCCTCTTCATATATATTTAACGCTAAAAAAGGAGATAAAGTAACTATTTCTGGTCCTTTTGGAGAGTTCTTTATAAATGAATCAGAAGCTGAAATGCTTTATGTTGGTGGTGGAGCTGGAATGGCACCAATGCGTTCACACTTGTATCACTTATTCAAAACATTGAAAACCGGTCGTAAAGTTACGTACTGGTACGGTGGACGTTCTAAAAGAGAATTATTCTATTTGGAACATTTCCGTGAGCTAGAAAGAGAGTTTGATAATTTTAAGTTTTACTTAGCCCTTTCTGAGCCAGCTGAAGAAGATAACTGGAAAGTGAAGAAAGACATACACGATGAAGAAGGCGACGGTTTTGTTGGCTTTATTCACCAAGTCGTAATCGATAATTACTTGAACCACCACGAAGAGCCAGAAGAAATAGAATTGTATTTCTGTGGTCCTCCATTAATGAACCAAGCCGTTCAAAAAATGGGAGAAGATTTTGGTATTCCAGATGAAAATATTCGCTTTGATGATTTTGGAGGGTAAGATTATCTTTCAAAAATGTAATAAAAGAGACCTGCAAGTAAAACTTGCAGGTCTCTTTTATTTGTACCATCTTCATTTATATGTACTTAATTATATTTTATTATAAATTAATTAAGATAAAAAATTTGTTGTTTTAAATATTATACTATTTTTGAAAAAATTAACAATTTTTTTTGCATTTCCTTTCATATACAAACCAAATATCAACTTTATGACACTAACTACTTTTAAAAGGTATAGAATACTCATTTCTTTACCAGTCTTTTTTTTATTAGCTACTTTTCAGGGTATAGCACAAACAAACCCATCTATTAAAATAAAGAAGAGAGATGCTCATTCCAATAATAAAACAGCAACTAATAAAAACTCTCAGCAGTCAAGTGCTATAATAGCTAATTATGATCACGAAAAGTTATCTCGGTTATATAATAAGAATGCTACTAAACAAGCGAATTTAAAAAGAGAAGCAGAACAATACGCTTTACTTCATAATATCCCATTAAAGATATACAATGAGGATGGTTCTTTTTCAGAATTACAAAAATTGGCTGATGATGGTTCTTTGATATATTATACCTTAACTAACGTTGATGCAGCTACCTCTACAAGAGCAAATTTTTTGAATACAGGAGGAGGCTTAGGTCTAGATGTAAATGGTGATGGAATGACAGCCCATGTTTGGGATGGAGGTCCTACACGGCCTACACACCAGGAGTTTGATGGTTCTGGAGGAAATAATAGGGTAGCTATTAATGATGGAGTTACAACATTAAACGGAAATAGTTTCCATGCACAACATGTTACAGGTACCATTGTAGCTTCAGGTTTTGACTCTGATGCGAAAGGTATGGCTTGGCAAGCCGATGCATTAACGCATGACTGGAATAGTGATCTTTCCGAGGCCACTGCCGAAGCAGCCAATGGAATGTTGCTTTCCAATCATTCTTATGGGTATAGAGCATCTGATATTTCAGATCAATGGTTTGGTGCGTATAGGGAAGATGCACGTGATTGGGACGAATTGATGTACAACACTCCCTATTACTTAATGGTTGTTGCCGCAGGAAATGATGGAAATGACAATTCTTCAAATGGAGCTCCATTGGACGGTGAAGCTGATTACGATAAATTATCGGGAACATCTACTTCAAAAAACAACCTTGCTGTTGCAAACGGTCTAGATGCTACTATTGATGGTAATGGAAATGTAGTTTCAGCTTCTAGAAACTCAGGTAGTAGTGAAGGTCCCACGGACGATTACCGCATAAAACCAGACATAATGGGGAATGGTACAGGTCTATATTCCACTTATGATAATGCAGACAATGCATACAATAGTATATCAGGTACTTCTATGGCCTCTCCTAACGTAACGGGAACACTGTTGTTATTACAAGAGCATTATCATAATTTATCCGGTAATTATATGAAAGCTGCGACCTTAAAAGGGATCGCGCTTCATACTGCGGATGATGTAAGCACAACAGGACCAGACGCCCAAACAGGTTGGGGATTGCTTAATGGCAAGAAAGCTGCTGAAACCCTTACTACATCTACAGCTAGTAGTGGTTCAGCAATTGTAAACGAACTAACCCTTTCTCAAGGTCAAACCTATCAAATTACAGTGCAATCTAATGGTTCAGATCCTTTACAAGCTTCGATTTCTTGGACGGATCCTGCAGGAACTCTAAATAACAACACCAACGATAATACCCCAGCTTTAATTAACGATCTTGATGTTCGTTTAGATAATGGAACAAACTATTCACCTTGGCGCTTAACTGGAGTTACAACAAATGGGAGTGGTGACAATATGGTAGATCCTTATGAGCGTATTGATATAAATAGTGCCTCTGGAGTTTACACCTTAACAGTAACACATAAAGGGACGCTTTCTGGAGGGGCTCAAGATTTCTCACTAATTGTAACGGGAGTTGTGGTTGCTACTTCCCCAGAAATAAGCTTTGCTAGTCCAACAGGAAACACTGAAGAGAATACTAATTGTAGCTTTTCTGATATTGATGTCCCTTTAAATATTGCTCAAGGTGCTTCAGAAGATGCAGATGTAACTTTTACCGTGTCTGGCGGAACTGCAACAGAAGGTCTGGATTATGATTTATTGACCCCTACAATTACATTTCCGGAAGGAACAGTTGATTTGCAAAACATGACACTCAGAATATATCATGATGGTTTTGTTGAAAGTGACGAAACAGTCGATATTGAATTTACAGTTAACCCCAATGGGGGAGATGCAATAGCAAACACGAATGCAAATACCTTCACTTTGACAATAAATGATGATGATCTTGCTCCAACTTCTTCTCAAAACAACATACTCTTTTTTGAAGATTTTGATGATGGAGACTTTGAAGTTAGTACTTCAGGAGATGGGGATTCAGACTTTTGGGGTGTAGGAAACAATGCTGCCTTAACCAGTACTTATTGGACTACCACCGGCAATGCTACAGTATTTGCTTTTACAAGTGATGATATTTGTAATTGTGATAAGTCTAACGATTTATTGTTCACTAATAGCTTTAGCTTAGATGGAGAATATACAAATGCCACACTAACTTTTGATCATGCTTTTTCTAATATACCTGGTGAGACCGGTACTGTAAATATATCTGTAAATGGAGGTAGTAGCTTTACTACTATTAGCACACTTTCCAACTCATCTGTAGATCAAGGAGGAGGTAGTTTTTCTACTCCATGGGTAAATAACAATACTATAGATCTTTCCAGTTATATTGGAGAAGCAGACGTTATTGTGCAGTTTAAATATGACGATGGTGGAAATTGGCTTTACGGAATGGCTGTAGATAATATTTCTGTTACAGCAACTTCAAATACAAATGTTCAAACGGCTGTAAATTCTGGTGCTCCAGATGAAATTTCAATTCCAGGTTCGGGTACGGTATACGCTTCAGATCCTACTTCAGAAAATGTTATGGCAGATGTAGTTAACAATAACAATGATGATTATGGCTGTACAGAAATTTCAGTCTCTAGGGCAGGTACTGGCGCACAATCCTATAACGGAAGTGTATTACCAGATTTGGCTATGGATAAAACATTTACTATAAATACTGAAACTGCTATTGCTTCTGGAGATGTAGAAATAACGTTCTATTTTTCTGAAACTGAAATTGATGGATGGGAAAGTGCAACAGGTCTAACCATAAATGATTTAGAGGCAGCAAGAGAAGACAATGCAATAGAAACTTCTTCACTTACCGTTGGTTCCTTTGGAAGTAATGTAACGTTAACAGGAACTTTTACATCACTTTCCGGAACATATTATTTTGGTTCAGCAAATACATTTGATACTTGTACTGGCGTAGTTAAAACATGGAGTGGTTCAACTTGGAGCCCTTCTGGAGCGCCTGATGATACAAACCCAGTAATTATAAACGGAACATACAGTGCCTCAATACATGGAGACTTAACAGCTTGTACACTTACTGTTTCAAGTGGAGAAAATGTTATTGTAGGAGCGGATAAATTCATAAAAGTGAATGGTAATATTATCATAGATGGTGTATTAACTGTCGAACACGAA comes from the Marixanthomonas ophiurae genome and includes:
- the nqrF gene encoding NADH:ubiquinone reductase (Na(+)-transporting) subunit F; protein product: MFLAASTLGVIIATVLAFLVLTLLLVALLLFTKQKLSPSGPVTITINDEKELEVESGGTLLSTLSGKKIFLPSACGGGGTCIQCECHVLEGGGEALPTETPHFTRKEIKEGARLSCQVKVKQDMNIHIPEEVFGIKKWEATVVRNYNVASFIKEFVVEIPEDMNYKAGGYIQIEIPPCEVKFEDMDITAHPEEHETPDMFEAEWDKFGLRPLVMKNDEMVERAYSMASYPAEGREIMLNVRVATPPFDREKNGWMNVNPGIASSYIFNAKKGDKVTISGPFGEFFINESEAEMLYVGGGAGMAPMRSHLYHLFKTLKTGRKVTYWYGGRSKRELFYLEHFRELEREFDNFKFYLALSEPAEEDNWKVKKDIHDEEGDGFVGFIHQVVIDNYLNHHEEPEEIELYFCGPPLMNQAVQKMGEDFGIPDENIRFDDFGG
- a CDS encoding S8 family serine peptidase, translated to MTLTTFKRYRILISLPVFFLLATFQGIAQTNPSIKIKKRDAHSNNKTATNKNSQQSSAIIANYDHEKLSRLYNKNATKQANLKREAEQYALLHNIPLKIYNEDGSFSELQKLADDGSLIYYTLTNVDAATSTRANFLNTGGGLGLDVNGDGMTAHVWDGGPTRPTHQEFDGSGGNNRVAINDGVTTLNGNSFHAQHVTGTIVASGFDSDAKGMAWQADALTHDWNSDLSEATAEAANGMLLSNHSYGYRASDISDQWFGAYREDARDWDELMYNTPYYLMVVAAGNDGNDNSSNGAPLDGEADYDKLSGTSTSKNNLAVANGLDATIDGNGNVVSASRNSGSSEGPTDDYRIKPDIMGNGTGLYSTYDNADNAYNSISGTSMASPNVTGTLLLLQEHYHNLSGNYMKAATLKGIALHTADDVSTTGPDAQTGWGLLNGKKAAETLTTSTASSGSAIVNELTLSQGQTYQITVQSNGSDPLQASISWTDPAGTLNNNTNDNTPALINDLDVRLDNGTNYSPWRLTGVTTNGSGDNMVDPYERIDINSASGVYTLTVTHKGTLSGGAQDFSLIVTGVVVATSPEISFASPTGNTEENTNCSFSDIDVPLNIAQGASEDADVTFTVSGGTATEGLDYDLLTPTITFPEGTVDLQNMTLRIYHDGFVESDETVDIEFTVNPNGGDAIANTNANTFTLTINDDDLAPTSSQNNILFFEDFDDGDFEVSTSGDGDSDFWGVGNNAALTSTYWTTTGNATVFAFTSDDICNCDKSNDLLFTNSFSLDGEYTNATLTFDHAFSNIPGETGTVNISVNGGSSFTTISTLSNSSVDQGGGSFSTPWVNNNTIDLSSYIGEADVIVQFKYDDGGNWLYGMAVDNISVTATSNTNVQTAVNSGAPDEISIPGSGTVYASDPTSENVMADVVNNNNDDYGCTEISVSRAGTGAQSYNGSVLPDLAMDKTFTINTETAIASGDVEITFYFSETEIDGWESATGLTINDLEAAREDNAIETSSLTVGSFGSNVTLTGTFTSLSGTYYFGSANTFDTCTGVVKTWSGSTWSPSGAPDDTNPVIINGTYSASIHGDLTACTLTVSSGENVIVGADKFIKVNGNIIIDGVLTVEHEGSLVQVDDNATVTNNGTITVEKTSPSIGNRGFMIASSPMTEDTKAAFGNPIQFRNHITGNFVPNQDVEDDFPDANNFADDNGDNWQQYAGMINPGEGYLMMPQTTPTIGTPASYDFEFDQGTLNNGVISFTLGYNGTQNGSPNILGNPYASAIDVDVFFDDNTMIDDVYFWEHLNPPSNYPGYNVSNYDMGDISIYNETMGGVPAANGGATPNEYIASGQGFGVKPNSGGTVVFNNAMRVTDNNNTYRNNEIEKDRVWVNVFNDAYKLGSTTMIGYSEVTTDGFDDGVDSKRLATPVSIYSELETGEQLVIQGRKPFDIEDEVMLSFSTQIEEVQTYIISIHNLEGINVSDATVYLLDTKNGNLTNLSQEDYTFSSNVGTYQNRFKILYKGTVLNTSDNVLETISVFPNPAQDIINVISPKATIQSIIMTDIRGRKVMIEQASNQNEIQVGVSSLDSAVYFMTVSTTEGTITKRVVKK